Part of the Quercus lobata isolate SW786 chromosome 6, ValleyOak3.0 Primary Assembly, whole genome shotgun sequence genome, tttaaacacattttgcattaaaatcaaggaacttttaatcttgaatggccacaacaagatcacacacaatataatgtaccaaatttagcaaagagtagcttgtgtagtgtgtgcaactagtaaaagctTGAGATATATGTGAAGTGATAAGTAAATAGTGATCAAttacaatttctacaaaattcatcacataagtttgaaagtgactatcacctaaagagttatatcatataactctcacatctctgAGAATAAaagtttgcaatcatgtaagtttcttgatttgcctcataatgtacacaccaattttatttgatttgaaactAATTAAATAGCCAAAATAatgtacataccaattttatttgaatttgaattttattataagctggggctacaccttatgttctttttgtacatgtgttacactttctcgagtacaaaatcttacgatatgtactaaggtgttcatgattggctagtaaacagtgatgagatggttatttatgcatttctcttaagattttttagtccttacaatcaaaagcatgtgaatTTAAAATGTCATATTTATCATAATGTAGAATTTAAAATGTCTCGTTTAGAAGTGTTGGGcttaatttgtcctaagtataaaactATAGGGTTTTTCAAGTACTTTCTCCAATATATTATTCGAACATTTAATGTATTTGGATCATATATcatgaaagttattttttagattttcttaattGAGTCATATTAACGGATTGCTCCAATTAATGATGCCCCAATTAGGATTGCTCGTTAACAAGATCCATAATAAGTGATTACTCCACAATAAACTTCTTATGTAAGGGAGAGCTACCTACTGGCTAATAAAGTCTTCATGTTGAAATTCGCACCTAGGGTTTTAGTTTCTTTATCTGTTAAAGAGGAGAAAAGATTCCCCTCGAACTGAGGTTCTCACACTTATCAATCATGAATCTAACCATCAAACATTCAATCCGCATGCAGTTTTTCTTGTTGCTGCTGGCAGCCAAATTTTGTTTAGCTGGAAGTAAGTCTGTCCAGTCTTAAACAGCCTAAACAAAGCCTtatagaaataaagaaagatatacttcaaaatataaagaagttCAACTTGCCATACACATCATTATCCAATTAAATTATCACTGGAGTGCTTACACGGATATGGAGTTGAGGATTTTAAGCAAATAAAATAGAAGTTCTTTATGGGCATGTGCTCGATTATGACACCATAATCTAAGGACTAAGGTATTTTCTTCCTCTTAATACTCGATAGGAACTATTTAGCCCTATTCTCCAAGAAATGGCACCAAAGCAGCTTTGCACAGTGACAAACAACAAAAGTATGAAGCATGAACCTTTTTGTATTTTCGAGTTTCACATGGCATGAGAGACTGGAGTGTCTTCACTGAAAACTTGATCATGAGCCATGAAGTAGAAACTAGCAACTTGCACAGAAACGCAAAGATAAAAATACAGTTCCCAAAGACAAAGGTATACTATAATGTGATTAAAAATGTCGCATTGTACAGTTCATGCACACATGCGTGGGCCATGAATTAATGCTATTAAGTCTTCCCAGGGACGGAACCATGTTCAAGCTGAGGGGATTGTGGCCCCCCACCCtccccaaatttaaaaaaaatattaaatagtaggaatatatttaagattttagaaaataaaccaaagaaaaattatatttgtcctctcaagaaaattatatttgttcCTCTCAACTTCAAATCCTAGTTCTGTCCCTGAATCTTCCTTAAATTCTTGCTATAAATATCAAAAGTTGAAGTATGTTGGGGGTATGCTTGATACTTGATGATATACACAACATATAGCAGTAATTTGCTAGTGAACACTTAAATATCAAGAAGcacttttgattcaaaatggCTCCTGCTTTTACAAAGGCAAAGATGGTGACTGTGTTGACCATTGACGGAGGAGGCATTAGAGGGATAATTCCCAGTGTCCTCCTCGACTTTCTTGAATCTAAGCTTCAGGTACGTACCTCATCAGTCACCACCATAGTcaccttttattctttttattctgtTTCATAAATAAAAGCCTATGTGTCTATGATCTGTTTAGGAATTGGATGGGCCCAATGCAAGAATTGCAGATTATTTCGACATAATTGGAGGAACAAGTACAGGTGGGCTAGTCACCACCATGCTTACAGCCCCCAATCAGGATAACCGACCCCTTTATGCTGCAAAGGACATCACCAACTTCTACTTAGAGGAATCTCCCCAAATTTTTCCCCAAAGCAGGTAAATTTTAATGAAACCATGTACGAAACCAAAATGCCTTTCCTATTAAGTTTGGAAAATGATCATctcaatttgaaatatataaaatggtttagaataaatattattgattcaAAAGTGTATCAGTAGTTTAGTACTGCTACATTATTACTAAGGGAACATAAAATCTGAACCAtgaaataaattgttttaatttttacccatttaaagaaaaacttaacaAATGCTAAACAAGTGCCATTATTTTCTACTAAAGATGATTCTGTGAAAGCAGGCACACCAAATTTGTGAGTGCAATGACAAGCTTGTCCGGTTCCGTGATGGGGCCCAAGTACGACGGGAAGTATTTGCACTCAAAGATAAACAATCTACTTGGTGACCTAACGCTGAAACAGACCCTAACACATGTGATCATACCAACCTTTGATATCAAGCTCCTTCAACCAGTGATCTTTATAACCAACGATGTATGAGTATGACAATAATTATAAGATTTAGTCTGTCtgaaaaattcatcaatttGTTGGAATATCTGTGGCAATCACGTGGTCTCAACTGGTCTAATTTTTTGTGCAGGGAAAAAAGAATGAGTTGAAAAACGCTAGGCTAGCAGATATTTGCATTGGCACCACTGCAGCACCCACTTATCTTCCAGCACACTACTTTGAGACGAAAGATGCAAAAGGAAGCACTAAAAGTTATGATCTCATTGATGGCGGGGTTGCTGCAAATAATCCTGTACGTGAGTAGCTAATATGATAATTTAGGGCACACTAAAAGTTATTTTGGACCATGTTTGCAAAGTTCTctcttatataatttatttatttatttaaactaaaTCCACAGACGATGCTGGCCATAAGCCAGATTAGGAAAGAATTATTGATGGCAGAAACCGAGTTTGGTCATTCTATTGAAAACAAGAGAATGCTGGTTCTATCTTTGGGCACGGGTGGGGCGAAGTATGCAGAGAAGTATACAGCACCCGCAGCCTCAAAGTGGGGTTTGCTTAATTGGCTATATACCAATGGCGGAACTCCATTGTTCGACGTATATGGCGACGCAGGTGCTGATGTAGTCGACATTCATGTGTCCACCCTCTTCCAAGCCCTTCGTTGCAAGGACAAATACCTTCGTATTCAGGTACCTAATTATTTCATCTATTTGTGACATAATTTTTGACCATATGCTATTAACATTTTTCTTGGTAACATATGAACCATAGGATGACACATTAACTGGAGACGCCTCATCAATTGATGTTGCTAGCACGGAGAACTTGCAAGGCCTTGTGGAGATTGGGAAGGAGCTATTGAAGAAGCCAGTGTCAAGAGTCAATTTGGAAACTGGCaggtttgagaaaattgagGGCGAGGGTACTAATGAAAAAGCTCTTGTCAACTTTGCCAAACTGCTTGTGGAGGAGAGGAAGTTCCGGCAAAACCAATGATAATCGTTACGAAGGAATATTATTTTAGCATGAGAACTTTATGCAGAGTCTGTTATGACCCATGGGCATAAGGAGCTAGAAGATGGACACGTGGAATTGGAAGCAGCCACTGAGTCAGACAGTGGCTAAGTTATTGGACTTGTGATGTTGCCTTACGGAGTAGTTATTATTGTGTTAGGATAATTGTTATCATGTTAGGataattgttatttgaatttgattaagttgttattaggATGAGGTCTATCTTGTGATAGAACCATAAGACTAGGAGTTAT contains:
- the LOC115950968 gene encoding patatin-like protein 2, which produces MAPAFTKAKMVTVLTIDGGGIRGIIPSVLLDFLESKLQELDGPNARIADYFDIIGGTSTGGLVTTMLTAPNQDNRPLYAAKDITNFYLEESPQIFPQSRHTKFVSAMTSLSGSVMGPKYDGKYLHSKINNLLGDLTLKQTLTHVIIPTFDIKLLQPVIFITNDGKKNELKNARLADICIGTTAAPTYLPAHYFETKDAKGSTKSYDLIDGGVAANNPTMLAISQIRKELLMAETEFGHSIENKRMLVLSLGTGGAKYAEKYTAPAASKWGLLNWLYTNGGTPLFDVYGDAGADVVDIHVSTLFQALRCKDKYLRIQDDTLTGDASSIDVASTENLQGLVEIGKELLKKPVSRVNLETGRFEKIEGEGTNEKALVNFAKLLVEERKFRQNQ